A window of Daucus carota subsp. sativus chromosome 2, DH1 v3.0, whole genome shotgun sequence genomic DNA:
GGACATACTTGATAGGAATTTCAAATCCAGTATCTCTTATAGCACTTAAAAGAGTCATGGCTTCACTTGTATCCTGGCACAAACTGGCAGCCCTAACAAAGCAAGTCCATATCCTGTAATCTGGCTCTAGACCATCTTCCTTCATTTCCAAAAGCTTCTCGACTGCGATAATATAATCTCCATTCTTGAGATAAGCATCTAAAACTGAACTATATGGTAGTGTGCTAAGGTTTTCACCGgtcaatttcaaattttttaggaCTTCTTCAGCTGCAGTTGGATGCCCTGAACTTCCATAAGAGATCATTAGCAAATGCATTGTAGCAATTGTAGGTTCAATTCCAGCTTCTTTCATTGTAAACATCAAGTTTTGAGCTTTGGAATGGCTTCCAAAACTTCTATATGTTTTCATCATTATATGATAAAAAGAACGGTCAAGCTTGTATCCTCCTGATTGTAACATTTCAAAAAGTTCCTCAGCTTCCTCTAACATCTGTAGCTTACCAAATGCAGAAAGTAGGCTTTTGTAGGTGTTTAACTTAGGATCCAGACCTAGCTTTCTCATTTCATGCATCAATGACAGACCTTCTTCTGGTTTACGATCTTTGCAGTACATAACTATCAAAGTATTGTATGTATCTTCATCTGGTTTAAGTCCAGCTTCTTTAATTTGCCGGTATACCTGAGCAATTTTCCTATAGTCTTCAATTCCTGCATACAACCTAAGCAAAGAATTCCATATTGTAATATCAGGCTTAAAACCAACTTCCCCCATTTCAGCAACCATTGCTTCTACATCCCTTACACGCCTTCCCTTGGAAAACAATATGATCATAATTCTGTAAAGGTGCATGGTAGGAAAATACCCTGCCGCCTTCATTCCattgtatattttcttcacttcaAATATGTCACCAGCTTTAGCAAATGCATCTAGCATCAAAACAATTGTGCTCTTACTAATTTTGAACCCCATATCTTGCAGTTCTTGAACTAAAAGGTATAATTCATTTAATCTCTCGTCGACAATCAAAGCTTGCATGAGACCATTAATAGTTTCTACAGTAGGGGAAGGGCCGTCTCTCATCATCGTAGTAAAAGCGGCTCTTGCTTTCTCATAGCAGCCATTTGCAGCATAAGCTTGGATCAAAGCATTCCACACCTTTCGATCTACTGTACTAACGCTCTGTCTAAGAGTTCCCACCACACTCTCTGCTTTTTGCAGAAGCTTTACCTTGCCATAAGCCTCAATTAGAGCAGCATATATTGACATATCATTGATCCTAACACCTTTTGCCTCAGCCTGGTCAATCAAATGATGAGCTGTTTCCGGATAGTCCATCCTGCAATACACAAGTGCCATTTGCCTGCAAAGTTCCGAAGAAGGTTCCAGTCCAACAAATCTCATGTCAGATAAAACCTGAGACGCTTCAGCAAGCAAATTCATCTCCTCGCAGAACTTAATAAGGGTTTCATACATTATCAAACTCCGGTCAACCAATCTATATGTCATGCTTTTCCGGTATTCACTTAAAGCAGCCTCAAGCTGATGAGCCATACAAAGAGTGACCACCATAGCTTCACTCACCAATTGCTGTGATTTTGGTGCATGCTCTTTCAAAAATTCCAATAATTCTTTTGCTTCTAAGTGCCGTCCGCACGAGCAATACAAACTCAGCATTGATAACAAGGTATCACGGTTCACATCATAACCCTGCCTTATTGCTGATCTAAACATTTCATCACCATTACTATAGCATTCCCCCTTGACTAGAATATATGCAATAGTTTGAGGGTCCAGGTCACACAATTCTTCCATATCCTTGACCACGTCCTGAACATCCtccattttgttttctttttcaagAACTCTTAGCATGACTTCATAGAGTCCAACATCTGGGGAGTATCCATCACGAACCATATTATGATATAACATCATTGCCTTGTGGGTTTCACCAGACCTGAATAGTATATCTAACATGACTGAATAGGCTAAGTGATCTGGTTTAATCCCAGACCGGAGCATGCAATCAAAGATATCTTCAGCCTCCAAGCGCATCCCGGCCTTTGCATATCCACAGATTAAAGCACTGTAAGTTCTTATGGTGGGTTTCACGCCTGCATTTAGCATCTCTGACATCACATTTGCAGCTTCAGTTATTTTATTAGCTTTTCCAAGCGAATCAATAAGAACAGTATATGTAACTACATCAGGTTCTCGCCCTAAAGATTTCATGTCTCTATATAGTTGCAACGCCAAATCATGCTGACCCTGCTGTCCATACATGTGAATAATGGTATTGTAAGTCATCTCATCCTCTCCAAAGCCCATTTTTACCATCTCCTCACAAATCTTTTTTACCTTCTCAACATTTCCTTCTCTTGCAAAAGCATAAAGCAAAGAATTATACGTTACGGCGTCAGGGGAGAACCCCTTAGACTCTAAATCGTTAAATAAAATCTCAGCTTCTGTAGACAGCCCACATCTGCCATAAACTGAAAGCATGGCATTATATGTCCATAAATCAGGTTGACATCTACTTCCTAACATATCATTGTATATCTCAACCGCCTCCTCCAAATTAGATCCACGAGAGCAAGCACTGATTAGAGTGTTGTAAGTAATTATATCAGGTCGAAGGCCTGACCTCCTAACTTCACTTAAAAGTTCACGTGCCATATTTGGTTCAATAGACCCAGACTTTAAACGGGCATTAATCAATGTATTGAAGCTTACAAGATCCGGCTCACAACCTCGCTCCCGCATCAAATAAAGCAGTTCTCGAACCTTCGAAAACCGACCATTCCGAGCATAAACACCCATCATTGCATTATACACTTGTACAACATCACCAACCCCTTGCTCTCCCCTTGTAAAAATCTCCACGGCCAAAGCTTCTTGATTAGCCTTACCAAGAACAGAAAGTATAGTCGCAAGCATCCGAGCATTCGGAGAAAACCAATGCCGCAAATTCAACCACTCATAAACCTCCAACGCCCTTTGCCAACTTGACTGACCAACCCATTTCACCACAAAACAAAAATCAGTTGGAGTCATTTGCACCTTCCTATCATCCAACACATCCGCAACAAACTCCTCCGACTTCAATTTCAAAATCCTATCAGTCAAAAACCGAACCCGCTCTCTCCAATCTTTCGCCCTCTTCAGCGCCAATTTAGTCATCTTCTTAGCTCTAGTCCTACTAGGCCTTCCCAAAACCTCCTGCTTTTCATCATTCACACTCTCAAACCCACCTTCATTTCCCTCCAAGACATCATTTTTACCACTCATTTCACTGCCGTCTATCCCTAAATCAGCATCATCGACCTCAAAATGTGATTTAACCAAATGGGGTTCTGTAATTTTTAAGTGGGGCCATCTTACATTAGGACGAGCTCTACTGTAGCTAAATTCTCTTGAATTTTCTTGGTCATTACATACAGAATTTGTGTCTAACATAGTAGTATTATCAATACAACAATTTACAAAAGTGCTATGCTTCTTACATACCTCTAAATTTCTGCTGAGTGGCATAGAAGCAGTGGCCAACACTCCTGTTAATGCCATAATCAAAGCTTTCACCTTGTAATGTTTCACAACTTGTAAAGTTTGTATCTTTATTAACAGTTGAAgaattttgtatgtatatgtgtaagtATATGTGCATGTATGATAAAAACATGGATGATTTTGAAGGGGtggagattttttttattcagtCATTTGGTTCTGGAGAAGATAGTTAAGACAGACCGGGTAGAAGATTAGGGCCAGGAATATTTGGGCCGGTTCGGATAAAAGGCCATTGAGAAGAGCTGAATCATACCGCTCTTTGGACTTTTAGTTACAGAGGAGCCCAGTATTTTATAAACCAaacttttaaaatattcttGGAACATTAGGCTAAAAAGAAGATATTCATGCATAAGAAAGGGTCATATCAAATAATCTCTTGAAAATTTATGTTTTTGGGATTTTGTGTACTgtaaatttttacaaaattaaaaaaaatgttacgtCAGGTGTCTGGGTTAATTTTCACGTACTTTGATTATAATGTCAAAGAGTGACTAGGACAATACGATCTCATTATCATGGACACCCACTTAAATCTAAGTCATTTTTGTGAATCAAAATCAAACATGAAACCGTACTTCTACacacataatttcaaatttaaataattgtgttttattcGTAATGAATATGTTTGATTTGATCTGAAGGATGGTAAGTTGGACAACTTACGGTGTGTGGCCTAAGTGTGAAGTTCCCTTCCTTTGAACTTACATTATGGTTTTGAGGATAAGATTAAGGAGAAACACTACAAGTGGAATAATACATTATGGTCTACATAAATTTATGCAAGGCATGGAGAACAATATAATTTCTTCCCACTTTATATCCTGTCTTAAAATGTTTCCAATACTCGCAAGTTCTATTCAGTAAATGTTGGCCCCTTAAGAAAGTGAAAACACATCAAAATGGTCCTCCCATAACCTCAGGTCCCATATCTATGGATCAACTTCATGCTCACCCTTCAGAGAAATGGAGTAACAAACTTGCTGCCTAAAGCAATGACACTTTTGGTTAGTGTCACTTCTATAAAGTATGAAGCACTTTGATTCTAATTTGAAGTTTTCCTGATAATGATCACTTCTATGAATTTCAATAACATTCAACTTTCACTCACTgcaagaagaaatcaagaaacGTATGCTCATTTTAAGAGACGGCAAAATaaccaatttttatatatacattaaatCTCGATGAATAAATTTTTCAGATCCAAACATAACAAAAAGGGTGTGTTTTTAACGTCGGTTCAGAAATAATCTCGATAAGTAGATAAAATTATCCTCTCTCAGGACTATTCATTTTATGAGGTTTAATATGAGCTTGCAGACTAATTAATTAGTCACTGACTCCATCTCTGGAGAGGTTAAATTAATAGCATAATTTTGTTCCTAAGTGAGGGGAGGAGTGGACCAACATCACATGCAAATACAGAGAGTAGAGTAGAAGATGGTAAAATATCATTTCAACTTCCCAAATGGTCACAGCCTCACAGGTCATTGTAGCTAGGCTCCAGAAAGAAACTAAAGAAATAATAAATCTCCAGATTGGTAAATTTTCATATTCAAATTGCAAGCACATGGTGCCAAACTAATCCATGTTCATTTTCCAGTCCAAGTGATCATTTCATTACTCATTTCAAACTTATAGTTAAGAAAAGACACAGCCCATCTTTTTTATATGCCTAATCATTGGCTTCTCTTTAAATTTGTTGTGAGCTGGTCTATGTGTAGGAAAGTCACCAAACAACGCATGCAATACCTAGTGAGATACCCATGCATAAGCATAAGGCATCCTTGTATGTTTGTATTATAAAAGTATAAGCTTGTAATTATATATCATCTTTACTAATTAAACTTTGAGTTGATTCCTCAACATCCTCCTAGTTTTGTATACTGCAGAATCTCTACTTTAACTAACTTCTGGTTTCACTATcaggttcggatcgggtttcagTCGAAGCCATTGAAAGGGTAGGCACCAAATTTCGGGTCTGGGGAAGTCACCATGGCCTCAGAGGCAGACCATAATCGCGCAGCTTGAATGGAGCTGGTAGCTAGTTTGGACGGGGAAGCTTCATTACAGTCTGCAAAGTATTTCCCAGTAATGCCCTTCGTTTTTGCATGCGTAGCCACGTAGCAGGTCGTTGCAGCAGCCTGATTATTCAATAGTGCCCAATAATACATCATTAGTAcataattaacatataatacAGTGGATCATTATTATATGAGCCGATCAAATGATACTTAAACACATACGTGGGGACTCGGATTAAATAATCGAAAGATCACATTGCATACCTGAGGTATGGTCTTCAAGAGCTTTGATGTCAGAAAGAACACAAGATCTGCAGATTTGTTTATGTTTCGATGAGTACTAATTCATCAACGccagctctctctctctgtctgtGTTAATATCAATAGAAAATCAAATTACCTGTAAGGAAGCCTTCGCGATCTCTGGTGAGCCTCGTTCTCACTATACCTGGATGAACACAATTCACACTTACATTTGCCCCCATTCCCTGCCCATCACATATTCCACACGAATCAATAACATGTAATTTCAATTATAACTGCAATTTTACGAGTTTACAATGTAAACTACTGTAAACTCGTAAGATTCTAACACACTAGTCATTTCATGTCAAGTGAGTCGTGTCATGTTCGGATTTTGTCTCAGTGACGTAAATAATGGAGTCGGGTTCTAGTCATTTCATGAGTCGTGTCAACGACAATTGCGATTAACAATTCGTACCGACTAAATTTAGAATAACAGTACACAGGTCCCTAAACGGAAAGATAAAAAATGACTGAACTTCAAGTGAGAATTAATTACCTGGAGTCTGTTAGCAAGCTCCTTGGTGTGCAGAATGTTAGCGAGCTTCGAGATAGCATAAGCACATGTCGCGTCATAATCACTATACACACACAATTCACGACCAAAAGACAAACGATTCAGAATAAAAAGTCAAATATCCCAGTTCTTCTAATTCATCTGTCTCTCTTCCAATTGACATATCTCTATCTTTGCTTCCTCTTTTTTTACAAATCACAGTCGTGACAAATTAATACTGCCATGAATGCTCAATTTAACGAATTAATAGGTCAAACCGGTACAGTTGAATACTACACTTCACCTTTTGTTTCGAGTTATGTGTTCCAGATAAGGTATCAAGTCGCCGGAGAACCAGCCGTGAATACTTGACGACACGTTCACTATCCGCCCTTCCACTCCGGTGGTTTTCGCGGTTTCGATCATCTTTTCCACCAATAGCTTCGTCAACAAAAAATGACCTGTTACAATTTAATCGATTAATAATAATCCATACATTTTATAGGattgtatctgattttgattttatgcggattaTTTTCGTGATTTGTATTACTGTGACTCAGTTATTATTACCTAAGAAATTAGTAGCAAAGGTCATTTCAATTCCATCCTCAGAAACAGCGTGCTTGTGCGAGAATTTTCCAGCGTTGTTTCTGAAATTATCGCgataaaaattgaataaaatacaAGTAATACAGTTAAAATATTCGAATGTAAGAAAATTAGGGGACTTACATTAGAAGATTGAGAGGCAAATTGAGAGACTCAAACTCGCTGACGAAGTTTCGGACAGAACTAAGAGAACTGAGATCAAGCGGCATAATCAAAACTTCGGCTCCAGGAAACTCTGATTGAATTCGAGCCTTTGTTTCCTCGGCAGCTTTCTGGTTCCTAGCCGGCAGCACGAGCCTGGCTCCTCTTTTGGCTAACACACGCGCCGTCTCGGCTCCAATACCAGATGTCGCTCCTTCATCACAAAACATTTCCAATCCGAATCgtaaaaaaaccaaaccaaacatatccGGTATATCAATATTTCCgctctaacaaaaatattcaACTTACAAATTCATATCATTTATCGTACATGTACACATTTTATGTGTgttatttattaacaaataatagTGATTGCATGTGAATATTGAGCGAGGAACTTACCGGTGATGATGGCGGTTGAAGAGCGAAGATCGACGGAGGAAGTGACCTGATCGGCGGTGGACTTGGAGCCATAGCCGGAAGGGCCTTTCCAGCCTAGAAGGTATTTCAAAGTGTCGAGCATTATTAATGGTGATAAGAATAGTATTTGTTAACAAGGTGATGAAGTGAGTTGAGAAAAAGGTGAGTATGGATATATAAAGTTGGAGACTAAAGTATTGGTTTcaaatttctttctttttatctGGGTATAAAATATACGGGTATTGTACTCGTGGGGCTgggttttaattaattaaagatttaAGGAGGATTGCATATTTGTCACTGATTGATTGAGATGCTTAATATGGTCCATAATCTTGCATATATGTAATCcatctgtaatatatataattttacttttttaagaCTTTTTAGTATAGGAGATTATCAAAAATATAGTAAATGTATTCAGGTATTCCTGAAACGAAATCCATAATGCCCAGAGAAATGGTAAcgattaaaaattcaaattggatattcaaaattattgtcAAAATGACGTATTGATATATATCGAAGTTAAGATTAGTTGTTAATATCGTTGTATGTGTAGGGAtccattatatttaatattgctGACGATATAGTATTTTACATATCAGGgtccatatattttaaaatctttaaTATGTTAGTTTGGAATATTTTAGTTGATGAAGTTATTGCATGTGCACGAGATTCATCATATTCAATAAGGTTGACTTATgttaattgaaaatattttaattattaaaattattatatagagTAAACTGTGTTATATTTAAAAGAGATACAGCCAACTAAATCATAACATGTGACATTTGAATTCATTTTGATGATGAATTTGAGAGTTTAGGATTTTTTTCCTCAAGAAAAAGATATATTAAGTAAAGAATATAAATTGGATAATACTGTGATGATTTTACGTAATATTGTCGCATTTCTTACTATATTCGCCccctacaaaaatatatttaaatcatttctATAGCTAATTCCTTATACTTATTTTCCTTTAtatacatttaattaattatttatgttgaattgaatatattaaaatcaaaaatttctactatcaatatacttatataaaggagaagcgaggggcgtgtaggtggcgtctctcacatgctccgttctatttttctaattttctgaaattttggatgaaaaaatatcaaaaattagaattaccttttttagtttcgggtatattagaagcaagtttcagaatctgattttgtttcagattatttatggaatatagtagcttgaaaattttaatctgattttgtttcagattatttaattatgggaaagagtatttatggaatatagtagtttgaaaattttaatctgattttgtttcagattatttaattatgggaaagagtagcacacaagtctctctgcacctataaatacgcCCTATAAATTGGAgggttttgaatcatctaaacacaacatcctctctctctcaatactaggggagagcatggtccggttcggctcggttctgggataaaaccgaaaccgcaaccatatatcttcggtttttaaaatcgaaaaccgtAACCGCCGGTTCAGATTCGGTTTTAAACACTCTGGTTCGgctataatcggttcggtttcgatTATAAAACCGACaaatttatgaattaaaaataatatacgaACAAGATTAATTAATACGCGTAATATATACGTAATAATCAAcctatttattaaaaagatttcAAAACACGTCGAGTCTTGATCGGTTAGTGGACATGAAGAAGAAAGCTGTAGATGATCACTTAACTTTGTTTAAAACTGAAACTCTTAATGAGATCAGAAACACCAGGAGCCAAAGTAAATTTAAAAGATGATGGGGGGATATTGGATGAATATATCATCACATGGTATCTTCATAATTCATATGAAGCGAAGACTTGAgttgatttataaattcaaaCAGATTGCAACTCATCTCAGATTTATGTCCCAGCCTCTCATTTACTTGTGGTTCTTAATATTTAActttaaattcatataaattatatatataaatatatttatttaattatttaaataattattcggtttggtttttttcggttcggttttaaccaaTAACCGGAACCAAACCCATGacatcggttcggtttttaatttttcggtttcggttttttccgGATCGGTTTTAATCGTTTTTTActggtttcggttttttttttcgattttttgctcagccctactcAATACCACAACACTACCTCTCTCTGGTAATAGTttttcttgctcgatttctaactcgatgGTGCCGttaacgataagtgaaggtggtaatagttctcttgctcgatctctaactcggtggtgccgtttttctgcaacgataagtgaaggctgtttatacagtattaaagaaaataaaggttgttgaaAGTAAAGGTAGTTATACACCGCTATGTTGGAGTTGACAAATCTAGATACGggaaaaaatatagtcttgatatgatattgatggatgatatcaataaattaactgtgagttatatatgtttgttggtcattattttataatatttgatttgttcttcggacatgtttgttgttgttaatttttatatgatttactttgtattcagagaaaaaattattcaagcattatctgtttgctccgttcaatcaaattttaagtgaaaACTCTTTATAcactattaaaatataaaagtccTTACAAGCAAGGATAGTTATAGACTGCTATCCcacggatttaagttaaatgtttttgtgcacaatcaatccaaaaaaattggagtgaggtgataatgtaagaacatgattactttaaaaaaaaaacacaaataaaattaaaattcgtcgTACTTTAAGTCTTTAAATTGTGAATTACGTgtacaaatttattttcattttttcaccatgaattatag
This region includes:
- the LOC108209303 gene encoding pentatricopeptide repeat-containing protein At3g18110, chloroplastic; amino-acid sequence: MALTGVLATASMPLSRNLEVCKKHSTFVNCCIDNTTMLDTNSVCNDQENSREFSYSRARPNVRWPHLKITEPHLVKSHFEVDDADLGIDGSEMSGKNDVLEGNEGGFESVNDEKQEVLGRPSRTRAKKMTKLALKRAKDWRERVRFLTDRILKLKSEEFVADVLDDRKVQMTPTDFCFVVKWVGQSSWQRALEVYEWLNLRHWFSPNARMLATILSVLGKANQEALAVEIFTRGEQGVGDVVQVYNAMMGVYARNGRFSKVRELLYLMRERGCEPDLVSFNTLINARLKSGSIEPNMARELLSEVRRSGLRPDIITYNTLISACSRGSNLEEAVEIYNDMLGSRCQPDLWTYNAMLSVYGRCGLSTEAEILFNDLESKGFSPDAVTYNSLLYAFAREGNVEKVKKICEEMVKMGFGEDEMTYNTIIHMYGQQGQHDLALQLYRDMKSLGREPDVVTYTVLIDSLGKANKITEAANVMSEMLNAGVKPTIRTYSALICGYAKAGMRLEAEDIFDCMLRSGIKPDHLAYSVMLDILFRSGETHKAMMLYHNMVRDGYSPDVGLYEVMLRVLEKENKMEDVQDVVKDMEELCDLDPQTIAYILVKGECYSNGDEMFRSAIRQGYDVNRDTLLSMLSLYCSCGRHLEAKELLEFLKEHAPKSQQLVSEAMVVTLCMAHQLEAALSEYRKSMTYRLVDRSLIMYETLIKFCEEMNLLAEASQVLSDMRFVGLEPSSELCRQMALVYCRMDYPETAHHLIDQAEAKGVRINDMSIYAALIEAYGKVKLLQKAESVVGTLRQSVSTVDRKVWNALIQAYAANGCYEKARAAFTTMMRDGPSPTVETINGLMQALIVDERLNELYLLVQELQDMGFKISKSTIVLMLDAFAKAGDIFEVKKIYNGMKAAGYFPTMHLYRIMIILFSKGRRVRDVEAMVAEMGEVGFKPDITIWNSLLRLYAGIEDYRKIAQVYRQIKEAGLKPDEDTYNTLIVMYCKDRKPEEGLSLMHEMRKLGLDPKLNTYKSLLSAFGKLQMLEEAEELFEMLQSGGYKLDRSFYHIMMKTYRSFGSHSKAQNLMFTMKEAGIEPTIATMHLLMISYGSSGHPTAAEEVLKNLKLTGENLSTLPYSSVLDAYLKNGDYIIAVEKLLEMKEDGLEPDYRIWTCFVRAASLCQDTSEAMTLLSAIRDTGFEIPIKLLTQKSESLVLEMDQLLEKVEPVDDNVAFSLVNALEDLLWAFNLRATASWVFQLAIKRNIYSHNVFRVAEKDWGADFRKLSAGAALVGLTLWLDHMQDASLNGFPESPKSVVLITGTAEYNQVSLNSTIKAFLWEMGSPFLPCKTRSGLLIAKAHSLRMWLKDSPFCFDLELKNASSLPEENSMQLLEGCYIRRGLVPAFKDITERLGLVRPKKFSRLALLSDEKRDKVIEADIAGRKEMLEKVSKYGPTRNRNNRKLRKSMDSVRY
- the LOC108208082 gene encoding short-chain dehydrogenase TIC 32 B, chloroplastic produces the protein MLDTLKYLLGWKGPSGYGSKSTADQVTSSVDLRSSTAIITGATSGIGAETARVLAKRGARLVLPARNQKAAEETKARIQSEFPGAEVLIMPLDLSSLSSVRNFVSEFESLNLPLNLLINNAGKFSHKHAVSEDGIEMTFATNFLGHFLLTKLLVEKMIETAKTTGVEGRIVNVSSSIHGWFSGDLIPYLEHITRNKSDYDATCAYAISKLANILHTKELANRLQGMGANVSVNCVHPGIVRTRLTRDREGFLTDLVFFLTSKLLKTIPQAAATTCYVATHAKTKGITGKYFADCNEASPSKLATSSIQAARLWSASEAMVTSPDPKFGAYPFNGFD